The Nitrospira sp. genome window below encodes:
- a CDS encoding peptidoglycan-binding protein: MPGHNGHLRSGAATHHLIHAKVSLLLLGFDPFPPQAGQSAVDKLDAATAKALGAFQAQRGLPVTRILDDATAANLDAAVEEANANAAYGFVSTPGGAPATGVLVELFDWDLRRPTLLGKAETRADGFYLVRYTDQQVTAGEIASADLYLRAAFNDENDRPVVTESAKHFNAGRIHRIDLTLPHAVPAKESEVERYIATLLPLLDHAAIGLAELTDDEVPDVAAETGIATEHVAFLRRATVLGKEHNLAPEVFYGLFRQGLPTNLPRLLAEKPTRWREALKASLAGRIISSNQEATLDSVIERLSELAIEQSFKVPDDANSSVPVGAVLATSTLTPAAQRKIARFVLLHEGDSDPWQALAESGDVDAPTLAAARFAVDTDVVLGGHLGTLKALQANANRLSLNTARDLARLTPADWKNVASRAGSLPGGENSVDTYAAALADRVERAFPTAVIAQRIGSDRVLGHPEAVKFLEAHPDFDLLSTIVDDYLDGGQALAEVADKDGLRVRLKTWQRTALIAPDAQRAKHTEALMRHGFTSAYAVQRAGIDHSAAPSATAGSA; this comes from the coding sequence ATGCCCGGTCACAATGGTCACCTACGTTCAGGCGCAGCGACCCACCATCTCATCCATGCCAAAGTCTCGCTCTTGCTGCTCGGCTTTGACCCGTTTCCGCCGCAGGCGGGGCAGTCAGCCGTCGATAAGCTCGACGCTGCGACCGCGAAAGCTCTCGGCGCGTTCCAAGCACAGCGTGGACTGCCGGTCACGCGCATCCTGGACGACGCCACCGCCGCCAATCTCGACGCTGCGGTCGAAGAGGCCAACGCGAATGCCGCGTATGGATTCGTCTCGACACCTGGTGGCGCACCAGCCACCGGTGTGCTGGTCGAACTCTTCGACTGGGACCTGCGCCGTCCGACGCTGCTCGGCAAAGCCGAGACCCGGGCCGATGGGTTCTACCTGGTTCGGTACACCGACCAGCAGGTCACTGCCGGTGAGATCGCTTCGGCGGACCTGTATCTGCGCGCCGCCTTCAACGACGAGAACGACCGGCCCGTCGTCACCGAGTCCGCCAAGCACTTCAACGCCGGACGCATCCACCGCATCGACCTGACGCTGCCGCACGCGGTGCCCGCAAAGGAGTCGGAGGTCGAGCGCTACATCGCCACGCTGTTGCCGTTGCTCGACCACGCCGCGATCGGCCTAGCCGAGCTGACCGACGACGAGGTGCCCGACGTCGCCGCCGAGACGGGCATCGCCACCGAGCATGTCGCCTTCCTGCGCCGCGCAACTGTGCTGGGCAAAGAGCACAATCTGGCGCCCGAAGTATTCTACGGCCTCTTCCGCCAAGGCCTGCCGACCAACCTGCCGCGCCTGCTGGCTGAGAAACCCACACGTTGGCGTGAAGCGTTGAAGGCATCGCTGGCTGGGCGAATCATTTCGTCAAACCAAGAGGCGACCCTCGACTCCGTGATCGAGCGGTTGTCTGAGCTCGCCATCGAGCAGTCGTTCAAAGTGCCCGATGATGCCAACTCATCGGTACCCGTCGGCGCCGTTCTCGCCACATCCACACTCACGCCCGCGGCGCAGCGGAAGATTGCGCGGTTCGTGCTGCTGCACGAAGGGGACAGCGACCCGTGGCAAGCGCTGGCCGAGTCCGGCGATGTCGACGCGCCCACGCTGGCAGCGGCGCGCTTCGCGGTGGACACCGATGTCGTGCTCGGCGGGCACTTGGGCACGCTGAAGGCGCTGCAAGCCAATGCCAATCGGCTGAGCCTGAACACCGCGCGTGACCTGGCCCGGCTCACGCCGGCGGATTGGAAGAACGTGGCCTCTCGCGCCGGTTCCCTTCCGGGTGGCGAGAACAGCGTCGATACCTACGCTGCGGCACTGGCGGACAGGGTGGAACGCGCGTTTCCGACGGCCGTGATCGCACAGCGGATCGGGAGCGACCGTGTGCTCGGACATCCGGAAGCAGTAAAGTTCCTCGAAGCGCACCCGGACTTCGATTTACTCTCGACGATAGTCGACGACTATCTGGACGGCGGCCAGGCACTTGCCGAGGTAGCCGACAAGGATGGTTTGCGCGTGCGTCTGAAGACCTGGCAACGCACGGCGCTGATCGCGCCGGACGCGCAACGCGCGAAGCACACGGAAGCGCTGATGCGCCACGGCTTCACCTCGGCCTACGCCGTGCAACGCGCCGGTATCGATCATTCAGCCGCGCCGTCCGCGACCGCCGGGTCTGCGTAA
- a CDS encoding B12-binding domain-containing radical SAM protein has product MGHYKLGLIIPHPEDQKWDSVWKLFRTPNLNLPTLAALIPEDEWDIEIQDEIVGPLNFERDYDLVFITVTTVVAMRAYEVARRFRERGAKVVLGGIHPSTLPDEAIHHADAIVIGEGELTVPRLIEDFKKGQMQPQYRMPYMVPQWDEKPPRWDLLPQGYMFRDALTATRGCNYRCTFCSIHLALGGGQYGFRKKPPAEVVKLVEKMNGPMVMFWDDDLLSDPAYTRDLCHALKPLGKKWMSQMSATYVAHHPELLTTLREAGCSAMFMGIESINQESLKSVEKQNQAKLYEEMITRIHDQGIDIHAGFICGLDHEDVYDFERTAEWATKMGLAGALWRIMTPYPGTKQFAELKAAGRILTENWTAYTGEHVVYKPAKMTVEQLYWGHKWAKGQFYSFKSIGQRAIQRASQNGFGELLNITGCGLGYRSMFHLAADSAPVNVYRDMHHLPPQEEPIAYRFPYPPKTRFSFVTDRLDQLRAKVQPRPRINKC; this is encoded by the coding sequence ATGGGACACTACAAGCTCGGGCTCATCATTCCCCATCCCGAAGATCAGAAATGGGACTCGGTGTGGAAGCTGTTCCGGACGCCGAACCTGAATCTGCCGACCCTGGCCGCCCTCATTCCTGAGGACGAGTGGGATATCGAGATCCAAGACGAAATAGTCGGTCCGCTGAACTTCGAACGGGACTACGATCTGGTTTTCATCACCGTCACCACCGTCGTGGCCATGCGCGCCTATGAGGTGGCGCGGCGCTTCCGCGAGCGAGGAGCCAAAGTGGTCCTCGGTGGGATCCATCCCTCCACCCTTCCGGACGAAGCCATCCACCATGCTGATGCCATCGTCATCGGTGAAGGGGAGCTGACCGTCCCGCGGCTGATTGAAGACTTCAAAAAGGGCCAGATGCAGCCCCAGTACCGCATGCCCTACATGGTACCGCAGTGGGATGAGAAGCCCCCGCGGTGGGACCTGTTACCGCAAGGCTACATGTTCCGCGACGCCCTTACCGCGACCCGAGGGTGTAATTACCGCTGTACGTTTTGTTCGATCCATCTGGCCTTAGGAGGCGGGCAATACGGATTCCGCAAAAAACCCCCGGCCGAGGTGGTCAAACTTGTCGAAAAAATGAACGGGCCGATGGTGATGTTCTGGGACGACGATTTGCTCTCCGACCCGGCTTATACCCGGGATCTGTGCCACGCCCTAAAGCCGCTTGGGAAGAAGTGGATGAGCCAGATGAGTGCGACGTATGTGGCCCATCATCCCGAATTGCTCACGACGCTGAGAGAAGCGGGCTGCTCGGCCATGTTTATGGGCATCGAATCGATCAATCAAGAGTCGCTCAAGTCCGTCGAGAAACAGAATCAGGCGAAACTCTATGAAGAGATGATCACCCGTATCCATGACCAGGGGATTGATATCCATGCGGGCTTTATCTGCGGCCTGGACCATGAAGATGTGTATGATTTCGAGCGGACCGCGGAGTGGGCCACGAAGATGGGCTTGGCTGGGGCGCTCTGGCGGATTATGACACCGTATCCGGGGACCAAACAGTTCGCGGAACTGAAAGCAGCGGGACGGATTCTGACCGAGAACTGGACCGCCTATACCGGCGAACATGTGGTGTACAAGCCGGCCAAGATGACGGTGGAGCAATTGTATTGGGGGCACAAGTGGGCCAAGGGGCAATTTTACTCGTTCAAGTCCATTGGCCAACGGGCGATCCAACGGGCCTCACAGAATGGATTCGGCGAACTGCTCAATATCACCGGCTGTGGCCTGGGGTATCGCTCCATGTTCCACTTGGCGGCGGATTCCGCGCCGGTCAATGTCTACCGCGATATGCATCATTTACCGCCGCAAGAGGAACCGATCGCCTATCGGTTCCCCTATCCGCCGAAGACACGATTCAGCTTCGTCACGGACCGACTCGACCAACTCCGCGCCAAAGTGCAGCCGAGACCACGAATCAATAAGTGCTGA
- a CDS encoding VCBS repeat-containing protein, producing MGEKFAANPVTGTGSMSVPIATSPGRSGFGPQLSLSYDSGAGNGPFGFGWSLSLPSITRKTEKGLPQYQDSIESDVFILSGSEDLVPTLTKTADGTWEPEVVSDRTVDGQVYHIRRYRPRVEGLFARIERWTNKHKPDDTFWRSISKDNITTWYGKTAESRIQDQADPSRIFSWLMCQTYDDKGNVVVYGYKAEDSTGVAVTQVHERNRSDASRSAQRYLKRIRYGNHVPYFPELQPAASWPEPPGMNDTDGSSHWLFETVFDYDDHATDGPLPTEAISWAVRQDPFSSYRAGFEVRTYRLCQRVLMFHHFPGEDNVEANCLVRSTDFTYSHEQEPTSARNPVYTFLQEVTQTGYRRNNGGYDSRSLPPIEFTYSKPEVQDLVEEVDPESLENLPIGLNGAAYQWTDLHGEGIPGILTEQAGAWFYKRNLSPINMKPRNGEMQPEALFAPVETVAVKPNLALAGGAQFMDLAGDGLPDLVTWDGPTPGLYEHDEAEGWQPFRPFTSRLNRDLRDPNLKFVDLDGDGHADVLITEDDAFIWHPSLAEQGFDTARRVSQAMDEERGPRLVFADGTESIHLADLSGDGLTDLVRIRNGEVCYWPNLGYGTFGAKVTMDHTPHFDHPDQFDQKRIRLADINGSGTTDIIYLHRDGVRLYFNQSGNSWSQPHVLKVFPRIDEMVSVVPTDLLGNGTACLVWSSPLPGDVRQPMRYVNLMGGQKPHLLVQTRNNLGAETTIDYAPSTKFYLADKLAGKPWVTRLPFPVHVVEQVTVHDKWRNTRFSSTYSYHHGYFDGEEREFRGFGRVEQVDAEEYGTFAAGNTQSPFITDDHTLYQPPVKTISWFHTGACLNRDRVLSQYTDEYFPNWFEKQNPAMTNVLGSFRENALPEPDLAAEDLTADEWREALRACKGMVLRQETYELDVDALAHGEHVRVRLFHSAYRNCHVRCLQKRGTNPHAVFLTTESEAITYHYDLDLRPERLTPDPRIAHTLNLSIDEYGNVRQAVAVAYPRIGRHIDAALPDGAEERIAAVQRERHLAYTETRYTNDVNDSGDPDLYRLRVPCEVLSYEVTGISPDDDEDRTTPDEHDNRYFTLDELRRLQLSTVYPSGDRAVGEIAYHDRPDGSLQKRIVEHVRVLFFQDHPAMPGFLTEPLPFRRLGAIGLPYETYKLALTDSLLTAILSDKVTLEVRTALEDANRSGYLSGTAVLDRFPGEDTAGQHWVRSGIAGFQPDAATHFFLPERYTDPFGHTTTLTYDDRDLFIQSSRDPLGNTVAVTNFDYRVLAPKQIRDINDNLSEVAFDTLGLPAAVALMGKGDEGDTLAGLTDDIIDPPAAERAALFVRPYEEARSRGLLATATARHLYYFGEEVDADGTITAWDRHPPCAAGILRETHVAEERRTGVTTQLQVAFEYSDGSGNVLVKKAHAEPEAEGGPLRWIVTGKTILNNKGKPVKQYEPYFTDLHVFEESREIGVTPVMYYDAVGRLVRTELPDGTFSRVEFSPWQVTSFDPSDTAYHDDPNRQSDWYRRRTDPSHPRFAAYDAPENRRAARLAEKHANTPSTVFLDSLGREVVSIAHNRVPEDTGEYANVPLLDRPWRDEKYLTFTKLDTEGKPLWIRDARGNLVMQYLAPVKPTMWSAQPNEAIPPNSAPCYDIAGNLLFQHSMDGGDRWMLMDAAGQPFYAWDVNGVDGSEPEHRIYHTTYDDLRRPLRQRLTLDGGATWQTVERFIYGENVTDASGRNFRGQVYRHYDPSGLITNERFDFKGNLLAVTRRLASAYDDRIIHWPDNPPDSAFEAETFTQRTEYDALNRMTRLENWHRAGQTPAVYRPRYNARGLLSGESLAVNETTAEAVDNIEYDAKGQRTRIQYGNGTTTRYHYDAETLRLQQLRTTHRSYAPAFPEHRSGLRDENVLQQLSYRYDPSGNITEIYDEAYEPVFFRNQRVEPRSRYCYDSLYRLIEATGREQYGATGAPPQRLPDAPRVNFPISLSNDPNALRNYTQRYHYDSVGNLLRMAHSANGGSWTRHSEPAENSNRLERTWLGGDEVNAVHFQYDLHGSMLNLANVPDQYRLDWDTRDMIHHVNLGGGGQAWYHYDADKQRTRKRVQHNGSTLEERFYLGGMEWYRRWLNGNLVEEIETHHLFVDDQRVLMVEDVLRTDDAALGERALYRYQYGNHLGSVGLELDGGGAVISYEEYHPYGTTAYQAKNAAVSATAKRYRYTGMERDEETGLSYHTARYYLPWLGRWGSVDPIGIADGTNAFLYAHCMPTKLLDMAGTQAQSAEPRMPLPPGGVERMPGEDYGPPIPPPPPRLEGTDYDYALLSNATYREENPLPEGWLRLSEETIRDMGIDPRLFQSDEGFHAELFFNYERNEYVLGFRGTDATSLAEWLQDFSQATGGGGSEYIKAIDLAQRVHQALERQGTEESHPHLVFTGHSLGRGLAAAATILTGDEAVTFNAAGVHPETLRSFLIARNPEFTPDILEQSIHYLMSAYRLKQRITAYYVEGEIVSTAQDSAIVDEYALQQQIPGGIHAAQGRRIRLEPSTIGFGLDRTIPDLPLQTGLSFRAYLHTMPAVLSALRSHIQSP from the coding sequence ATGGGCGAGAAATTCGCCGCGAATCCGGTCACCGGCACGGGTTCCATGTCCGTGCCGATTGCCACGAGCCCAGGGCGTTCCGGCTTTGGCCCCCAGCTTTCGCTTTCCTATGATTCCGGGGCCGGCAACGGACCGTTTGGATTCGGCTGGAGCTTGTCACTTCCATCGATCACGCGAAAGACTGAGAAAGGCCTGCCGCAATACCAAGACTCTATTGAGTCAGACGTCTTCATTCTCTCCGGTTCAGAAGACCTCGTTCCAACACTCACGAAGACGGCGGATGGGACATGGGAGCCGGAAGTGGTCTCCGACCGAACTGTGGACGGTCAGGTCTATCATATTCGCCGCTATCGTCCCCGTGTTGAAGGACTCTTTGCCCGGATTGAACGTTGGACTAATAAGCACAAACCCGACGATACCTTTTGGCGATCGATCTCAAAAGACAACATCACGACATGGTACGGCAAGACTGCGGAGAGCCGCATTCAAGACCAGGCGGATCCGTCCCGCATCTTCAGTTGGCTCATGTGCCAGACGTACGACGACAAAGGCAATGTCGTGGTCTACGGATACAAGGCTGAAGATTCCACTGGTGTGGCTGTCACCCAAGTTCATGAACGAAATCGAAGCGACGCATCTCGCTCCGCACAACGATACCTCAAACGGATTCGGTACGGGAACCACGTACCGTACTTTCCAGAACTGCAACCAGCCGCTTCCTGGCCTGAGCCGCCTGGGATGAATGATACGGATGGAAGCTCCCACTGGCTGTTTGAAACGGTGTTCGACTATGACGACCACGCGACGGACGGTCCGCTGCCGACTGAAGCGATTTCGTGGGCTGTGCGGCAGGATCCGTTCTCCTCCTACCGAGCGGGATTCGAAGTTCGAACCTACCGTCTGTGCCAGCGGGTCTTGATGTTTCACCACTTCCCTGGTGAAGACAACGTGGAGGCCAATTGTCTGGTCCGTTCCACCGATTTCACCTATTCACACGAGCAAGAGCCGACTAGCGCTCGGAACCCCGTCTACACGTTCCTGCAAGAGGTCACACAGACTGGATACCGTCGTAACAACGGCGGCTACGACTCACGCAGTCTGCCGCCGATCGAATTCACCTATAGTAAGCCGGAAGTCCAAGATCTCGTCGAAGAGGTCGATCCCGAAAGTCTGGAGAATCTTCCCATTGGCCTCAACGGCGCGGCTTATCAGTGGACCGACCTGCACGGCGAGGGCATCCCCGGCATTCTCACCGAGCAAGCCGGGGCCTGGTTCTACAAACGCAATCTCAGCCCCATCAACATGAAACCCCGCAATGGCGAGATGCAGCCCGAGGCCCTGTTCGCACCGGTCGAGACGGTTGCGGTGAAACCCAATCTGGCCCTCGCCGGTGGGGCCCAGTTCATGGATCTTGCCGGGGACGGACTGCCGGATCTGGTGACATGGGACGGGCCGACGCCCGGCCTGTATGAGCACGATGAGGCAGAGGGATGGCAGCCATTCAGGCCGTTCACATCGCGACTGAACCGCGACCTGCGCGACCCAAATCTCAAATTCGTCGATCTCGATGGTGACGGCCATGCCGATGTGCTAATCACCGAAGATGACGCATTCATCTGGCATCCGTCCTTGGCAGAGCAGGGGTTTGATACGGCCCGCCGCGTCTCCCAAGCCATGGACGAAGAGCGGGGTCCGCGTCTGGTCTTCGCCGACGGCACGGAATCGATCCATCTTGCCGATCTGAGCGGTGATGGTCTCACGGATCTGGTCCGTATCAGAAACGGGGAGGTCTGCTATTGGCCCAATTTGGGCTATGGCACGTTCGGCGCCAAGGTTACAATGGACCACACGCCGCACTTCGATCATCCGGATCAGTTTGATCAGAAACGCATCCGCCTGGCCGACATCAATGGCAGCGGGACCACAGACATCATCTATCTCCATCGCGACGGGGTGCGACTCTACTTCAACCAATCGGGCAATAGTTGGAGCCAGCCGCACGTCCTCAAGGTCTTCCCGCGTATCGACGAGATGGTGAGTGTCGTGCCCACCGATCTGCTTGGCAACGGCACCGCCTGCCTCGTCTGGTCATCGCCCCTGCCCGGCGATGTGCGGCAGCCGATGCGCTACGTCAACTTGATGGGCGGCCAAAAGCCGCATCTCTTAGTACAGACCCGCAACAATCTCGGCGCGGAAACGACTATCGACTACGCACCATCGACGAAATTCTATCTCGCCGACAAACTCGCCGGAAAACCCTGGGTCACGCGACTGCCCTTTCCAGTGCATGTTGTGGAACAAGTGACGGTCCATGACAAGTGGCGGAACACGCGATTCTCTAGCACCTACAGCTATCACCATGGCTACTTCGATGGAGAAGAACGTGAGTTCAGAGGATTCGGGCGGGTGGAGCAGGTGGATGCGGAGGAGTACGGGACCTTCGCGGCCGGAAACACCCAAAGTCCCTTCATCACGGACGACCACACCCTCTACCAGCCGCCGGTGAAAACGATCAGCTGGTTTCATACCGGCGCCTGCCTCAATCGCGACCGTGTGCTCTCTCAGTACACAGACGAGTACTTCCCGAACTGGTTCGAGAAGCAGAACCCTGCAATGACGAACGTCCTCGGCTCGTTTCGTGAAAACGCGTTGCCCGAACCGGATCTGGCAGCGGAGGACCTCACCGCAGATGAGTGGCGCGAGGCCTTGCGTGCCTGCAAGGGCATGGTGCTACGCCAGGAAACCTATGAGCTCGATGTGGACGCCCTCGCGCACGGCGAGCATGTGCGAGTCAGGCTGTTTCATTCCGCCTATCGCAACTGTCATGTCCGTTGCCTGCAGAAGCGGGGAACAAACCCGCATGCAGTATTTCTGACCACTGAAAGCGAGGCGATCACCTATCATTACGACCTGGACTTGCGGCCAGAGAGGCTGACACCGGATCCGCGCATCGCCCATACTCTCAATCTCAGCATCGACGAGTATGGCAACGTACGCCAAGCCGTGGCAGTGGCCTATCCCCGCATCGGTCGACATATCGACGCCGCATTGCCGGACGGGGCTGAGGAGCGCATCGCCGCGGTGCAGAGGGAACGGCACCTGGCTTACACCGAGACTCGGTACACCAATGACGTCAATGACTCCGGCGATCCCGATCTCTACCGCCTGCGCGTGCCTTGCGAAGTATTGTCCTACGAGGTGACCGGAATTAGTCCGGACGACGATGAAGACCGTACCACGCCAGACGAGCACGACAACCGCTACTTTACCCTCGACGAACTGAGGCGCTTGCAGTTGAGCACGGTCTATCCATCGGGGGACAGAGCAGTGGGTGAGATTGCCTATCACGATCGACCGGATGGCAGTCTGCAGAAGCGCATCGTCGAGCATGTGCGAGTGCTCTTCTTTCAAGACCATCCTGCCATGCCCGGCTTCCTCACGGAACCGTTGCCGTTTCGTCGGCTCGGCGCCATCGGCTTGCCCTACGAAACCTACAAGCTCGCGCTGACTGATTCCCTCCTCACGGCGATCCTGAGCGACAAGGTGACACTTGAAGTGCGAACCGCCCTGGAGGATGCCAACCGAAGCGGATACCTTTCCGGCACGGCAGTACTCGATCGATTCCCGGGCGAGGACACCGCCGGGCAGCATTGGGTCCGTTCCGGCATCGCCGGGTTCCAGCCGGACGCCGCAACACATTTTTTTCTACCTGAGCGCTACACTGATCCGTTCGGCCATACGACGACGCTGACCTATGACGATCGAGACCTGTTCATCCAATCCAGCCGCGATCCCCTTGGTAATACGGTCGCGGTGACTAACTTCGACTACCGGGTGCTCGCGCCGAAGCAGATACGCGACATCAACGACAACCTCTCCGAAGTGGCTTTTGATACCCTTGGATTGCCGGCCGCAGTGGCGCTCATGGGCAAAGGCGATGAAGGCGATACCCTAGCAGGTCTCACCGACGACATCATCGATCCACCAGCCGCCGAGCGCGCGGCACTCTTCGTGCGCCCTTACGAAGAAGCGCGGTCGCGCGGATTGTTGGCCACTGCCACCGCACGCCACCTCTATTATTTCGGCGAAGAAGTCGATGCGGACGGCACTATCACGGCTTGGGATAGGCACCCGCCCTGTGCTGCGGGGATTCTGCGCGAGACCCATGTGGCGGAAGAGCGCCGCACCGGCGTGACCACCCAGCTTCAAGTCGCCTTTGAATATTCCGACGGCAGCGGCAACGTGCTGGTCAAGAAGGCCCACGCCGAACCGGAGGCCGAGGGTGGACCGTTGCGGTGGATTGTCACGGGCAAGACGATCCTCAACAATAAGGGCAAGCCGGTCAAACAGTACGAGCCCTATTTCACTGACTTGCACGTGTTCGAGGAATCGCGTGAGATAGGCGTGACACCGGTGATGTACTACGACGCGGTAGGCCGATTGGTGCGCACCGAACTGCCGGACGGCACGTTCAGCCGGGTGGAGTTTTCGCCCTGGCAGGTGACCAGCTTCGACCCCAGCGATACGGCCTATCATGACGATCCAAACCGGCAGAGCGACTGGTACCGGCGCCGCACCGATCCGTCGCACCCGCGGTTCGCGGCATACGACGCACCGGAAAATCGTCGGGCCGCCCGCCTGGCGGAAAAACATGCGAACACGCCGTCCACGGTCTTTCTCGACAGCCTCGGCCGCGAGGTGGTCAGTATCGCCCATAACCGGGTTCCGGAAGACACCGGTGAATATGCCAATGTGCCACTGTTGGACCGCCCCTGGCGCGACGAAAAATACCTGACCTTCACCAAGCTGGATACCGAAGGCAAGCCGCTATGGATCCGCGATGCCCGCGGCAATCTGGTAATGCAGTACCTCGCGCCGGTCAAGCCGACGATGTGGTCAGCGCAGCCGAACGAAGCGATTCCGCCTAACAGCGCCCCCTGCTACGACATCGCCGGCAACCTGCTGTTTCAGCACAGCATGGACGGCGGCGATCGCTGGATGCTGATGGACGCCGCTGGCCAGCCTTTCTATGCCTGGGACGTCAACGGCGTCGACGGATCGGAACCAGAGCACCGCATTTATCACACGACCTATGATGACTTGCGCCGCCCCCTGCGGCAGCGACTCACTCTCGATGGCGGCGCCACCTGGCAAACGGTCGAGCGTTTCATCTATGGGGAGAATGTAACCGATGCCAGCGGGCGAAATTTTCGTGGCCAAGTTTACCGGCATTACGACCCCAGCGGACTGATAACCAATGAGCGTTTCGACTTCAAGGGCAATTTGTTGGCGGTCACGCGGCGACTGGCCAGCGCCTACGATGACCGGATCATCCATTGGCCGGACAATCCGCCGGATAGCGCGTTTGAAGCGGAAACCTTTACCCAACGCACCGAATACGACGCGCTCAATCGCATGACGCGGCTGGAGAACTGGCACCGTGCAGGTCAAACGCCCGCCGTTTATCGGCCACGCTATAACGCACGGGGGCTGCTGTCCGGTGAATCCCTTGCCGTAAACGAAACAACCGCCGAAGCCGTCGACAATATTGAATACGATGCCAAAGGCCAGCGCACCCGTATCCAGTACGGGAACGGCACCACAACGCGTTACCACTATGATGCGGAAACTCTCCGCTTACAGCAGCTTCGCACCACCCATCGAAGTTATGCTCCAGCTTTCCCGGAACACCGTTCGGGGTTAAGGGATGAGAACGTACTGCAACAGCTCTCCTACCGTTACGATCCCTCTGGAAACATCACTGAGATTTATGATGAGGCCTACGAACCGGTTTTTTTTCGCAATCAGCGTGTCGAACCGCGTAGCCGTTATTGCTACGATTCACTTTATCGCCTGATCGAAGCCACCGGACGCGAGCAATACGGCGCCACCGGCGCGCCGCCTCAGCGCTTGCCCGACGCGCCGCGAGTAAACTTTCCGATTAGCCTATCGAATGACCCCAACGCCTTACGCAACTATACCCAGCGTTATCACTACGACAGCGTTGGCAACCTCTTGCGGATGGCGCATAGCGCGAATGGCGGCAGTTGGACCCGGCACAGCGAACCGGCCGAAAACAGCAACCGGCTGGAACGCACCTGGCTGGGCGGCGATGAAGTGAATGCGGTCCATTTCCAATACGACCTCCACGGCAGCATGCTCAATCTGGCCAATGTGCCGGATCAGTATCGCTTGGACTGGGACACTCGCGACATGATCCACCATGTCAACCTCGGTGGGGGCGGACAGGCCTGGTATCACTACGACGCCGACAAGCAACGCACCCGCAAGCGGGTACAGCATAACGGCAGCACCCTGGAAGAGCGTTTTTACCTGGGCGGGATGGAATGGTACCGGCGTTGGCTTAACGGAAATTTGGTCGAGGAGATCGAAACCCATCATTTGTTTGTCGATGATCAGCGGGTGTTGATGGTCGAGGATGTGTTGCGTACCGACGATGCGGCTTTGGGTGAGCGGGCTTTGTATCGTTATCAGTATGGGAACCATTTGGGGTCGGTGGGGCTGGAACTGGATGGCGGCGGCGCGGTGATTTCTTATGAGGAATACCATCCCTATGGGACGACGGCATATCAGGCGAAGAATGCGGCGGTATCCGCTACAGCGAAGCGGTATCGGTATACGGGGATGGAAAGGGATGAGGAAACGGGGTTGAGTTATCACACGGCACGGTATTATTTGCCGTGGTTGGGGAGGTGGGGGAGTGTGGATCCAATAGGGATTGCTGATGGAACGAACGCATTTCTTTACGCACACTGTATGCCCACTAAACTATTAGACATGGCAGGCACACAGGCCCAATCGGCTGAACCTAGAATGCCCTTACCTCCTGGCGGGGTAGAAAGGATGCCTGGTGAGGATTACGGACCGCCTATTCCGCCTCCGCCCCCTCGATTGGAAGGTACAGATTATGACTATGCTCTTCTGAGTAATGCGACTTATCGGGAGGAAAATCCATTACCTGAAGGCTGGTTACGTCTTTCAGAAGAAACAATTCGTGACATGGGTATAGATCCAAGGCTGTTCCAATCAGATGAAGGTTTCCATGCAGAATTGTTCTTTAATTACGAAAGAAACGAATATGTATTAGGTTTTCGTGGTACCGACGCTACAAGTTTAGCTGAATGGTTACAAGATTTCTCACAAGCAACCGGGGGTGGTGGGTCAGAGTATATTAAAGCCATCGATCTTGCCCAACGCGTTCATCAAGCATTAGAAAGACAAGGAACTGAAGAGTCGCATCCGCATCTCGTTTTTACTGGTCATTCTTTAGGTAGAGGGCTTGCAGCAGCTGCAACAATTTTGACAGGGGACGAAGCGGTCACTTTTAACGCTGCTGGTGTACACCCGGAAACTTTGCGATCTTTCTTGATTGCACGAAACCCTGAATTTACACCGGACATTTTAGAACAAAGTATTCACTATTTAATGTCAGCATATCGGCTTAAACAAAGAATTACGGCCTATTATGTCGAAGGCGAAATTGTTAGCACTGCACAGGATAGCGCAATCGTCGATGAATACGCGTTGCAGCAACAAATACCCGGTGGAATTCATGCGGCGCAGGGGAGAAGAATAAGATTAGAGCCATCCACAATTGGCTTCGGATTAGACAGAACTATTCCCGATTTACCATTGCAGACAGGCCTAAGCTTTCGTGCTTATCTTCACACGATGCCTGCAGTATTAAGTGCATTGCGATCTCATATTCAAAGTCCTTAG